The Pseudalkalibacillus hwajinpoensis DNA window GATAAGAGATGGATATTTAGCTTTAAAAGCGAGTTCCCCAATTTCTCCCGGAGCGACTCTTCATCATTCTCATTCAGAATACATGCTTCCATAAAAGGTGAAGGGGCGCTCATATGTCCTTTCTTAAGCTTTGTTGAACCTTCTCGTAGTATTATGTTTACGTCCTTTGCTATTTCTTTTATTTGATTGTGCGTATACCCTTTGAACATGCTATTAGGTGTTCCTTTACCTTCTCCCAATTCTTCAATTATTGATACAAAACCATTGCCAGATTCGGTTTGGCCATATCCTGCAAAAACAAAATCAAATCCAAATCGCTTTGCAACTTCATGATGATAATGTGGGAGAGGTTGCATGTAAACTTTGTTTAAAGGGTTTTTGTGGTCATCCGCCTTTTCAACTGCCTTCATTAACCAGGGAATCATGACATCTAATAAGATAGCATTAGAAGCTCCGGATAAATGTATGCGCTTCCAAAAGTTAATTGGACTAAATTTATCCCAGACGGCGACCTTACAACCTACGAAGGATGCTCGTGCTACAAAAGCAAATGCACCGCCAACATGATAGAGTGGG harbors:
- a CDS encoding AMP-binding protein, which translates into the protein MGFLKNPLVTTLAMFGIWKAGAIYCPINFNYTGRLLTYQLNDTEPALLITERRMLPIINEINQYVTIPSLIVHSPHEQDYDYNSEFSKYLFEYPAKEVPFDDLLHGNTENVMISVHYSDTANIIYTSGTTVPAKGVVQSYRWMNAYTHSFRLFNNQEDIVYNDLPLYHVGGAFAFVARASFVGCKVAVWDKFSPINFWKRIHLSGASNAILLDVMIPWLMKAVEKADDHKNPLNKVYMQPLPHYHHEVAKRFGFDFVFAGYGQTESGNGFVSIIEELGEGKGTPNSMFKGYTHNQIKEIAKDVNIILREGSTKLKKGHMSAPSPFMEACILNENDEESLREKLGNSLLKLNIHLLS